GCGAAGTGCGCGCGTTCCTCTCCCAGGCGCTCGCCGGGCGCACATCGCTGGAAAAGGCGGAAAGCTGGAACGGCTTCGACCGCGATTTCTCCCGTGCACTGGGCGCCAAGGGCTGGCTGGGCATGACCTGGCCGCGCGCTTACGGCGGGCACGAGCGGACGGCGTTCGAACGCTATGTCGTGGTCGAGGAAACGCTCGCCGCCGGTGCGCCGGTCGCCGCGCACTGGATCGCCGATCGCCAAAGCGGGCCAACCCTCCTCCGCTACGGCAGCGAGGCGCAGAAACGCGCCATCCTCCCGCGCATTGCTGCCGGTGAATGCACGTTCTGCATCGGGATGAGCGAGCCTGACGCCGGGTCGGACCTTGCCGCCACGCGCACCCGCGCGGAGCGGCAGGCGGACGGATCGTGGCGCGTGAACGGCACGAAGCTGTGGACCACCTACGCGCACGAAGCGGATTTCATGATCCTGTTCTGCCGCACGTCCGGCACGCCCGCCGACCGGCACCGGGGCACGAGCCAGTTGCTGGTGGACATGCGCGCGACGCCGGGCCTGACCGTTCGGCCGATCGCAGACCTGATGGGCCAGCATCACTTCAACGAGGTTCACTTCGAAGACGCGGTAATCCCGGCCGACGCATTGCTGGGCACCGAGGGTGCGGGCTGGGCGCAGGTCATGGGCGAACTCGCCTTCGAACGTTCGGGCCCGGAGCGGTTCCTGTCCTCCATCCAGTTGCTCATCGAATTGATCGCCGCGTTGCGTGGCAGCGAAAGCGATGCAGCGCAGGCGGCGGTCGGGCGGCTGTTTGCGCACCTCGTCACCCTGCGGCACATGTCCCGCGGGGTCGCCGCGCTGCTGGAGCGGGGGGAGGACGCCGCGGTCCATGCCGCCATCGTCAAGGATCTGGGCGCGTCGTTCGAACAGGACCTGCCCGATATCGCACGCAGCCTGGTCGATGCAGAGCCGGATCTGGCGAGCACCGATGCCTTCGCCGCGGTGCTCGCCTACACCACGATGGCGGCGCCGGCGTTTTCCCTGCGCGGCGGCACGCGGGAGATCCTGCGCGGCATCATCGCCCGCCAGCTTGGCCTGCGATAGCCGCCGCTGCGTGGATGGCAGGGGTTGCCTCCACCCGCCACGCCGCTACGCTGGCCACATCGTCGCAAAATGGGGGCGCGCATGACCAACGATGCCTTCGCCTGGGTGCCCTATTGCGGCGCAGCCCCGCTGCCGGCGGAATGGTTCATGCGCTGGAACTTCGACCCGGTGCTGATCCTCGCGATCATCGGACTGCTCGCCGCCGGGCATGCGTGGCGGCGACACGCGCGGCGCTGGCAATGGGCGGCGGCGGGCGTCGCGGTGCTGCTGTTCGTCTCTCCGCTGTGCGCGCTGGGATCGGCGCTGTTCACCGCGCGGGTGGCGCATCATCTGGTCCTCTCGCTGGTGCTGGCCCCCTTGTGCCTGGCAGCGCTGGGGGCGCGGACGCGGAGGAAAATGCCGTCGCTCGCCGTGTTGACCGGCGTGCAGGCGGCCGTGTTCTGGGCCTGGCACGTGCCGCCGGTCTATGAAGCGGCCATGCGCAGCGATGCCCTGTACTGGGCGATGCAGCTTTCCATCACCGGCAGCGCGATGGCGTGGTGGGCCGCCCTGCGCCGGGCGCCTGCGATCGCCGGCACCGCGGGCCTGCTGGCGACGATGGTGCAGATGGGCCTGCTCGGCGCATTGATCGTGTTCGCCGGCAGGCCCCTCTATGCCCCGCACTGGTTTTCCGCGCCGGCGTGGGGCCTGTCGCCGCTGGAGGACCAGCAGATCGCCGGGCTGGTGATGTGGGTGGCAGGCAGCGGCGCGTACCTGCTGCTGGCGGCGGTGCTGCTCTATCGCGCGCTTGGCCGGCAGACGGCGCTGCGGCCCGCATGACGGAAGCCCTCAAGCGCTGGGCTGAGACATATCGTTCGCGCGGACGCTACACCCCCGTGGGCGTCGCATTCCACTGGATCATGGCCGCGGTGGTGATCTTCCAGCTCGGTTCGGGATGGTGGATGCAGCGCTATCTGGCCGGCGCAGAGAAGATCGAGGCTTACCAGATTCACTCGCAGATCGGCCTCAGCCTGCTGGTGATCGGCCTTTTGCGCCTGTTGTGGCGGACGATCGTGCCAGGCCCGATCAACGACGCCGACAAGCCGGGGGTGCAATCGGCCATCGCGCACGCCACGCACGCCGTGTTCTACGCGCTGTTCACGATCCTGCCGCTGTCGGGCTGGGCGATGTGGTCCGCGATCCGGCCGGCCGCCCCGCTTTATCTAGCAGGCCTGGTGCCCGTTCCGGCGATGCCGTTCCACGACCTGTCGCGCGCGTGGCAGTACTGGATACTTGAGACGGCGATCGACATCCACGTCGCGGCGGCCATTGTGCTCGCGCTGCTCGTGCCGGCGCACGCCCTGGCGGCGATCAAGCACCACCTGGTCGATCGGGACGATGTGTTCGAAGGCATGCTGCCGGAACTGTCGGACTCGCGCCACCATCCCGGAGGCGCGCAGCATAGTCCGCCACCGCTTGCCGCTCGCGATGCGAAAGGCGCCGGCTGATGCGGATCATGGCTTCGCCCCCGTCGCCGTACCGTTTCCCGTTCGCCCAGGCATCAAGCTGGTGGGCGAGGTATGGCGCCGGCTGGCCGGACAGCGGCGGATTACCGGCATTTCCCGCGCCGTCGCTGCCGTGGCAGCTCGCGCACGATGCGACGCCGCGGGCGGGGGCGCCGACGTGGTAGAGCACGGCGGCAGCGCAATCGACAGGGGCGGGCGATCGGCCGCTCGCGGGACGATCCGGCGCGGGCAGGGCGGCGTAGTAGGCAACGACTTTCTGGCGCGCCTCCATGCCCAGTTGGCGGCTGATCCATTCCATCTGCGGATGGCGCCGCGCACCGGTTTCGAAGTGGACCAGTTGCCGCGCGGCGTATCCGGGGTCGAGCCCGGCGATACGGGGCGCGCGGTTGCCGTCGCCTTGTCCGTTGATACCGTGGCACGTGACGCACGCGGCGGTGACGCCGGCCGCGCCGCCGCCCATCGCGATCACCTCGCCGTTCGCTTCGAAGCCGTCGGCCACCGGAGACGGCGCGCAGGCCGCCAGCAGCGCCGCGGCCAGGGTGCCGGCCAGAAAGGATGCGGTTCGCCCCATCGTCTCTCCCAACCCGCCCGCGGCCCGCGCGGTTCCGCCCTGCTCCGTATCGGCGCCGTGCTGGTTCTGGCTGGCGGGCTGGTCGCATGCAAGCCGCCCCCGCAACCGCGCCACGATCTCGATCCCGCCGCGATCGCGCGCGGGCGCGAAGCGGTGATCAAGGCCGGGTGCGCCGCCTGCCATGCCTTTCCGGATATCGACTGGCCGAAAGGCCGCGCAGGGCCTGCGCTGACGGCGTTCGACGGCGTGGGGCCGATTGCCGGCACACTGCCCAACACACCCGGAAACCTCGCCGCATTTGTCCGCAATTCGCCGGCCGCCAAACCCGGATCGTCGATGCCCGCCATGCCGCTGACCCCGCGCGAGGCGCGCGATGTTGCCGAATATCTCTATGGAATTGCCGATGACCGATGATGCAGGCGCCTTCGACGCATGGTGGGGCTGGCCGCCGCCGGTACTCGATCCCGCAGGACCTTATGCCGACAGCGTGACGGTGCTGGCCTGGGCGCTGTTCGCCATGGGGGTGGTCGTGACGCTCGTCGTGGTCGCGGCGCTCTATGTCGCGCTGGCGGGCCCCGCGCGGTGGAAAGCGCGGCTGGGCGGCGAGCGTTCGATTTGGATCCTGGGCATCGCATTTCCGGGCGTCGTGCTGATCGGCCTGCTGGTCTGGGGCCTGACGCTCACCGCATCGCTCACCGACGCGATCACGGGG
This sequence is a window from Tsuneonella aeria. Protein-coding genes within it:
- a CDS encoding acyl-CoA dehydrogenase family protein codes for the protein MSVLAFPAPVSRPQDEALRSEVRAFLSQALAGRTSLEKAESWNGFDRDFSRALGAKGWLGMTWPRAYGGHERTAFERYVVVEETLAAGAPVAAHWIADRQSGPTLLRYGSEAQKRAILPRIAAGECTFCIGMSEPDAGSDLAATRTRAERQADGSWRVNGTKLWTTYAHEADFMILFCRTSGTPADRHRGTSQLLVDMRATPGLTVRPIADLMGQHHFNEVHFEDAVIPADALLGTEGAGWAQVMGELAFERSGPERFLSSIQLLIELIAALRGSESDAAQAAVGRLFAHLVTLRHMSRGVAALLERGEDAAVHAAIVKDLGASFEQDLPDIARSLVDAEPDLASTDAFAAVLAYTTMAAPAFSLRGGTREILRGIIARQLGLR
- a CDS encoding cytochrome c oxidase assembly protein, producing MTNDAFAWVPYCGAAPLPAEWFMRWNFDPVLILAIIGLLAAGHAWRRHARRWQWAAAGVAVLLFVSPLCALGSALFTARVAHHLVLSLVLAPLCLAALGARTRRKMPSLAVLTGVQAAVFWAWHVPPVYEAAMRSDALYWAMQLSITGSAMAWWAALRRAPAIAGTAGLLATMVQMGLLGALIVFAGRPLYAPHWFSAPAWGLSPLEDQQIAGLVMWVAGSGAYLLLAAVLLYRALGRQTALRPA
- a CDS encoding cytochrome b; protein product: MTEALKRWAETYRSRGRYTPVGVAFHWIMAAVVIFQLGSGWWMQRYLAGAEKIEAYQIHSQIGLSLLVIGLLRLLWRTIVPGPINDADKPGVQSAIAHATHAVFYALFTILPLSGWAMWSAIRPAAPLYLAGLVPVPAMPFHDLSRAWQYWILETAIDIHVAAAIVLALLVPAHALAAIKHHLVDRDDVFEGMLPELSDSRHHPGGAQHSPPPLAARDAKGAG
- a CDS encoding c-type cytochrome — encoded protein: MLVLAGGLVACKPPPQPRHDLDPAAIARGREAVIKAGCAACHAFPDIDWPKGRAGPALTAFDGVGPIAGTLPNTPGNLAAFVRNSPAAKPGSSMPAMPLTPREARDVAEYLYGIADDR